The Amycolatopsis mongoliensis genome includes a window with the following:
- a CDS encoding S8 family serine peptidase, giving the protein MAVGRRFGATRRTTTAVLTGTIGILSSLAVAVPVWAQQAPADGYFATPPPVDMGKLLPDSRQPDKKYKPSKACVQRSTLGQNIILKSRPWGQEYLQISKAQEIVRAATGGSAGGGVKVAVIDTGVTRHPWFQDRLKSGGEYVAKPTNGQPDGLEDCDGHGTEVAGIIAAKPDNPEVGFVGVAPDATIVSYRQLSENYEPDTSTSTPPASNTAGGSPSSSTTPPTGSGSALPPSGGGGTGSGSGSGSGDGDQTSPGQSNGGRQLEKAGTAGTLKTLAEIIRGIADRREADVINMSVDNCRTATGNITEGEQQVQAAVHYAAQAGIVVVAAAGNATDTCPQNDQPDAKKPKTIVTPPWFADDVLSVGAIDEFGSVASFSVHGPWVGVAAPGTKIISLDPAEGSNSLANLTFESGDKASEIQGTSFAAPYVAGLAALVKAKYPNLTAKGIINRIKETAQHPAAPGGRDNFVGYGVIDPVAALTQSLPSEVGNQAPIPPPQLAQLPPANDRSSTPMIVALAGTGGGLVALLITLFVMRTIRRNRPAETASRR; this is encoded by the coding sequence ATGGCAGTAGGACGGCGTTTCGGCGCCACCCGGCGGACCACGACCGCGGTGCTGACCGGCACGATCGGCATCCTGTCCTCCCTGGCCGTCGCGGTGCCGGTCTGGGCGCAGCAGGCACCCGCGGACGGCTACTTCGCGACACCGCCCCCGGTGGACATGGGCAAGTTGCTCCCGGATTCGCGCCAGCCGGACAAGAAGTACAAGCCGAGCAAGGCCTGCGTCCAGCGCAGCACCCTCGGCCAGAACATCATCCTGAAGAGCCGGCCGTGGGGGCAGGAGTACCTGCAGATCTCGAAGGCGCAGGAGATCGTCAGGGCGGCCACCGGCGGCAGCGCCGGCGGCGGGGTCAAGGTGGCGGTGATCGACACCGGCGTGACCCGGCACCCGTGGTTCCAGGACCGGCTCAAGTCCGGCGGGGAGTACGTCGCGAAGCCGACGAACGGCCAGCCGGACGGGCTCGAAGACTGCGACGGCCACGGCACCGAGGTCGCCGGGATCATCGCGGCCAAGCCGGACAACCCCGAAGTGGGGTTCGTCGGCGTCGCCCCGGACGCGACGATCGTGTCCTACCGCCAGCTGAGCGAGAACTACGAGCCCGACACCTCGACGTCGACGCCGCCGGCGAGCAACACCGCCGGGGGCAGCCCCTCGTCGAGCACCACGCCGCCCACCGGGTCGGGGTCTGCGCTCCCGCCGAGCGGCGGCGGTGGCACCGGCTCCGGCTCCGGCTCCGGCTCCGGTGACGGCGACCAGACGTCGCCCGGGCAGTCGAACGGCGGACGTCAGCTGGAGAAAGCCGGCACCGCGGGCACGCTGAAGACGCTGGCCGAGATCATCCGCGGCATCGCCGACCGCAGGGAAGCCGACGTCATCAACATGTCGGTCGACAACTGCCGCACCGCCACCGGCAACATCACCGAAGGCGAGCAACAGGTCCAGGCCGCCGTGCACTACGCGGCGCAGGCGGGCATCGTGGTCGTCGCCGCCGCGGGCAACGCGACCGACACCTGCCCGCAGAACGACCAGCCGGACGCGAAGAAGCCGAAGACGATCGTGACGCCGCCGTGGTTCGCCGACGACGTGCTGTCCGTGGGGGCGATCGACGAGTTCGGCAGCGTGGCCTCGTTCAGCGTCCACGGCCCGTGGGTCGGCGTCGCGGCGCCCGGAACGAAGATCATCTCGCTCGACCCGGCCGAAGGCTCCAACAGCCTGGCGAACCTCACGTTCGAAAGCGGCGACAAGGCCAGCGAAATCCAGGGAACGAGCTTCGCCGCACCGTACGTGGCGGGCCTCGCGGCCTTGGTCAAGGCCAAGTACCCGAACCTCACCGCCAAGGGCATCATCAACCGCATCAAGGAGACCGCCCAGCACCCGGCGGCTCCCGGCGGACGCGACAACTTCGTCGGCTACGGCGTCATCGACCCGGTCGCCGCGCTGACGCAGAGCCTGCCGTCGGAAGTGGGGAACCAGGCGCCGATCCCGCCCCCGCAGCTGGCTCAGCTCCCGCCGGCGAACGACCGCAGCTCGACCCCGATGATCGTCGCACTGGCCGGTACCGGTGGTGGTCTCGTCGCGCTGCTGATCACGCTGTTCGTGATGCGCACGATCCGCCGCAACCGGCCCGCGGAAACCGCTTCCCGCCGCTGA
- a CDS encoding type VII secretion-associated protein — MTVRVAVDFGTSSTCVVASVNGRDPQVVVIDGQPLMSSAVFAAADGTLFVGQEAERQAAVDPSRYEPNPKRRIDEGELLLGDSVLRVTDVVHAVLGRAVAEARRLAGEAEVDLLVLTHPADWGAIRTRLLRQAAGGLAREVALVPEPVAAAVYHAATFAPQDVTNDRTVEFSGRPGDALAVLDLGGGTVDVSVVRRLPPDAARDRAGRPQRGGFQVLATRGDPAFGGADIDQALLEHVGSLVAGADQDAWRQLVEGRELVDRRRRRVLRQDVRGAKETLSRHAYTDVPMPPPFADAHVTREDLERLITAPLGRAVELTVAAIGDAGLRPKQLTAIFLVGGSSRIPMISRLVHERTGVVPTSLDQPETVVARGALRAVLVDPDRTGALPGEAMARMGAVPGGALNPAAQRTEVVRPGDVAPRPGDAGQRPAPLRSPVPPVANGFPNRAAPPPSPPHGQPVARPPWTPPAGQSAPPGSRPGGAGASPEKKSRGKLWGIVAGAVVVVAALVVTGIVVFSDSGSQAEVGRTLSQYDFKFVSPEDWVQTDDRVAQRQVVIHPQESREGNDLLVAQEFVMDYDATADRQKLVDELKSGAEHDPDHYGAFNPALSYAGKTVIGYHEIKKDRPDLQVDWYVVAKGRIRVHVGCQYATAQLRDRVAAACTQAVRTVEILN, encoded by the coding sequence GTGACGGTCCGGGTTGCGGTGGACTTCGGGACGTCGAGCACCTGCGTCGTCGCCTCGGTGAACGGGCGCGATCCGCAGGTCGTGGTGATCGACGGCCAGCCGCTGATGTCCTCGGCGGTGTTCGCGGCGGCGGACGGCACGCTGTTCGTCGGCCAGGAGGCCGAGCGGCAGGCGGCCGTCGACCCGTCGCGGTACGAGCCGAACCCGAAGCGCCGGATCGACGAAGGCGAGCTGCTGCTCGGCGACAGCGTCCTGCGCGTCACCGACGTCGTGCACGCCGTGCTGGGCCGCGCGGTCGCCGAGGCGCGCCGCCTCGCCGGCGAGGCCGAGGTCGATCTGCTGGTGCTGACCCACCCCGCGGACTGGGGCGCCATCCGCACCCGGCTGCTGCGGCAGGCGGCGGGCGGGCTGGCGCGCGAGGTCGCGCTGGTGCCCGAGCCGGTCGCGGCGGCGGTCTACCACGCGGCGACGTTCGCGCCGCAGGACGTGACGAACGACCGCACCGTCGAGTTCAGCGGCCGTCCCGGCGACGCGCTGGCGGTGCTGGACCTCGGCGGTGGCACGGTCGACGTCAGCGTCGTGCGGCGGCTGCCGCCGGACGCCGCGCGCGACCGCGCCGGCCGTCCGCAGCGCGGCGGCTTCCAGGTGCTCGCCACCCGGGGCGACCCGGCCTTCGGCGGCGCGGACATCGACCAGGCGCTGCTGGAGCACGTCGGCTCGCTCGTGGCCGGCGCGGACCAGGACGCGTGGCGCCAGCTCGTGGAAGGCCGTGAGCTGGTCGACCGGCGCCGCCGCCGCGTGCTGCGCCAGGACGTGCGAGGAGCCAAGGAAACGCTGTCGCGGCACGCCTACACCGACGTGCCGATGCCGCCGCCGTTCGCCGACGCGCACGTCACGCGCGAAGACCTGGAACGGCTCATCACGGCGCCGCTGGGGCGCGCGGTGGAGCTGACGGTCGCGGCGATCGGTGACGCCGGCCTGCGGCCGAAGCAGCTCACGGCGATCTTCCTCGTCGGCGGGTCGAGCCGGATCCCGATGATCTCGCGGCTGGTGCACGAACGCACCGGCGTCGTCCCCACGAGCCTCGACCAGCCCGAGACGGTCGTCGCGCGCGGCGCGCTGCGCGCGGTGCTGGTGGACCCGGACCGCACGGGAGCGCTGCCCGGTGAGGCGATGGCCCGGATGGGCGCGGTGCCGGGCGGCGCCCTCAACCCGGCGGCGCAGCGCACGGAGGTCGTCCGCCCCGGCGACGTCGCCCCGCGCCCCGGCGACGCGGGCCAGCGCCCGGCGCCGCTGCGCTCGCCCGTACCGCCCGTCGCCAACGGGTTCCCGAACCGCGCGGCCCCGCCGCCGTCACCGCCCCACGGGCAGCCGGTGGCCCGGCCGCCGTGGACCCCGCCCGCCGGCCAGTCCGCCCCGCCCGGCAGCCGCCCCGGCGGAGCCGGTGCGTCGCCGGAGAAGAAGAGCCGCGGCAAGCTCTGGGGGATCGTGGCCGGGGCCGTGGTCGTGGTGGCCGCGCTCGTCGTCACCGGGATCGTCGTGTTCAGCGACTCCGGGAGCCAGGCCGAGGTCGGCCGGACGCTCTCGCAGTACGACTTCAAGTTCGTCTCGCCCGAGGACTGGGTGCAGACCGACGACCGGGTCGCCCAGCGGCAGGTCGTCATCCACCCGCAGGAGTCCCGCGAGGGCAACGACCTCCTGGTCGCCCAGGAGTTCGTGATGGACTACGACGCGACGGCGGACCGGCAGAAGCTGGTGGACGAGCTCAAGAGCGGTGCGGAGCACGATCCCGACCACTACGGTGCGTTCAACCCGGCTCTGTCCTACGCGGGCAAGACCGTGATCGGCTACCACGAGATCAAGAAGGACCGCCCCGACCTCCAGGTCGACTGGTACGTCGTGGCGAAGGGCCGGATCCGGGTCCACGTCGGCTGCCAGTACGCCACGGCGCAGCTGCGCGACCGGGTCGCCGCCGCCTGCACGCAGGCCGTGCGCACGGTCGAGATCCTCAACTGA
- the eccCa gene encoding type VII secretion protein EccCa: MSTLQFKKSPRLAAPRPPGGEVHLEPPPEVPRVIPGNIVMKALPVVMIVASLGMMVFMFQASNRNPMMMAMGGMMVVGTLGMMAGGGGKGGGAKRAEMDEDRKDYLRYLGQMRDRAREAMVDQRAALEWVHPDPQSLWSLAASRRMWERRQNDQDFLHLRVGRSSHRLATRLVPPQTGPVDELEPIATLALRRFVRAHSIVPDLPTQITLRGFAAVSMQGDRALTRGLTRAMLAQMVTFHSPDDVLIAVATAGRAKEEWEWAKWLPHAQHPTLADGIGQLRMMAGSLAQIENWLDEELRDRQRFSRNATPAPDQPHVVIIIDDAEVTREEQIILEEGLVGVTLVDLSDSIGNLAARRGLRLVVEPDRLGARSAGGVEWFGRPDTLSLVETESLARLISPYRVGGAAGQDVGDEEPLLSNPSLLELLGIPGDPMTFDVQQAWRPRPIRDRYRVPFGVGEYGQPVELDIKEAAAEGMGPHGLCIGATGSGKSEFLRTLVLGMLATHSSSTLNFVLVDFKGGATFLGLDKAPHVSAVITNLADEVTLVDRMKDALAGEMNRRQEALKNGGNFKNVWEYEKARENGADLDPLPALFIVCDEFSELLAAKPDFIDLFVAIGRLGRSLQMHMLLASQRLEEGKLRGLDSHLSYRIGLKTFSAAESRAAIGVPDAFELPSVPGGGYLKYDTSTLVRFKASYVSGPYRPAGIQAAGPAATVVRADKRPQLFVPDFVELPKEPEPEQIEAPVAAQPQSEEAVEPSELDVIVSRLIGQGPPAHEVWLPPLKDPNSLDTLLPNLNPTDDRGLSPVGFFGNGRLQVPLGIIDRPYEQRRDPLWADFSGAAGHGVIVGGPQSGKSTMLRTLIMSMALTHTPEEAQFYCLDLGGGTLAGLADLPHVGGVAVARREPDKARRIVAELTTLLTEREGRFGAMGIDSMTEFRNRKRRGEIRADQDPFGDAFLIVDNWRALRDDFEELETTITRLATQGLSYGVHVIIAANRWADIRPAIKDMIGTRFELRLGDPTESDIDRRVAVNIPTGRPGRGLTREKLHMLGGLPRIDGSSDPETIAAGVADAVAKIKAAWRGRVAPQVRLLPEMITYEDVLKLDAHRDSKLIPIGVNEEDLQPIYLDFNAEPHFYAFADGESGKTNLLRQIARGISERFTAKEALILLVDYRRTMLGFVQGDSLLGYAVSSAQLESMVGDVFNSMTRRLPGPDVTQEQLKTRSWWKGPELFILVDDYDLVATSSNNPLRKLSDFLPQAKDVGLHLIVVRRTGGASKAMYDPIIGKLKEIAAPGMVMNGSRDEGALVGNIKASAMPPGRGNLLTRKAGKQLIQVSWIQPD, translated from the coding sequence ATGAGCACGCTGCAGTTCAAGAAGTCGCCGCGGCTGGCGGCACCGCGCCCGCCGGGCGGTGAGGTGCACCTCGAGCCACCGCCCGAGGTGCCCCGCGTCATCCCCGGCAACATCGTCATGAAGGCGCTTCCGGTCGTCATGATCGTCGCGTCGCTCGGGATGATGGTCTTCATGTTCCAGGCCAGCAACCGGAACCCGATGATGATGGCCATGGGCGGCATGATGGTCGTCGGGACGCTCGGGATGATGGCGGGCGGTGGCGGCAAGGGCGGCGGCGCCAAGCGCGCCGAGATGGACGAGGACCGCAAGGACTACCTCCGCTACCTGGGCCAGATGCGCGACCGCGCCCGCGAGGCGATGGTCGACCAGCGTGCCGCGCTCGAGTGGGTGCACCCCGACCCCCAGTCCCTCTGGTCGCTGGCCGCCAGCCGCCGCATGTGGGAGCGTCGCCAGAACGACCAGGACTTCCTGCACCTGCGCGTCGGGCGCAGCTCGCACCGCCTCGCGACGCGGCTGGTCCCGCCGCAGACCGGGCCGGTCGACGAGCTGGAGCCGATCGCCACCCTCGCGCTGCGCCGGTTCGTGCGCGCGCACTCGATCGTGCCGGACCTGCCGACCCAGATCACCCTGCGCGGGTTCGCCGCGGTGAGCATGCAGGGCGACCGGGCGCTGACCCGCGGCCTGACCCGCGCGATGCTCGCGCAGATGGTCACCTTCCACAGCCCGGACGACGTGCTGATCGCGGTCGCCACCGCGGGCCGGGCGAAGGAGGAGTGGGAGTGGGCGAAGTGGCTCCCGCACGCCCAGCACCCGACGCTGGCCGACGGCATCGGCCAGCTGCGGATGATGGCCGGTTCGCTGGCCCAGATCGAAAACTGGCTGGACGAAGAGCTGCGTGACCGCCAGCGCTTCTCCCGCAACGCCACGCCCGCGCCGGACCAGCCGCACGTCGTGATCATCATCGACGACGCCGAGGTCACCCGCGAAGAGCAGATCATCCTCGAAGAGGGCCTGGTCGGCGTCACGCTGGTCGACCTGTCGGACTCCATCGGCAACCTCGCCGCCCGCCGCGGCCTGCGCCTGGTCGTGGAACCCGACAGGCTGGGCGCGCGCAGCGCCGGCGGCGTCGAGTGGTTCGGCCGGCCGGACACCCTGAGCCTGGTCGAGACCGAGTCGCTGGCCCGGCTCATTTCGCCGTACCGCGTCGGTGGCGCGGCCGGGCAGGACGTCGGCGACGAAGAGCCGCTGCTGTCCAACCCGTCGCTGCTGGAGCTGCTCGGCATCCCGGGCGACCCGATGACCTTCGACGTGCAGCAGGCGTGGCGGCCCCGCCCGATCCGCGACCGCTACCGCGTGCCGTTCGGCGTCGGCGAATACGGCCAGCCGGTCGAGCTGGACATCAAGGAAGCCGCCGCCGAAGGCATGGGCCCGCACGGCCTGTGCATCGGCGCGACCGGTTCCGGCAAGTCGGAGTTCCTGCGCACGCTGGTGCTGGGCATGCTCGCCACGCACTCCTCCAGCACGCTCAACTTCGTCCTGGTCGACTTCAAGGGTGGTGCGACGTTCCTCGGGCTGGACAAGGCGCCGCACGTCTCCGCGGTCATCACCAACCTCGCGGACGAGGTCACGCTGGTCGACCGCATGAAGGACGCGCTGGCGGGGGAGATGAACCGCCGGCAGGAAGCGCTGAAGAACGGCGGTAACTTCAAGAACGTCTGGGAGTACGAGAAAGCCCGTGAGAACGGCGCCGACCTCGACCCGCTGCCCGCGCTGTTCATCGTCTGTGACGAGTTCTCCGAGCTGCTGGCGGCGAAGCCGGACTTCATCGACCTGTTCGTCGCGATCGGCCGGCTGGGCCGGTCGCTGCAGATGCACATGCTGCTCGCCTCCCAGCGCCTGGAAGAGGGCAAGCTGCGCGGCCTGGACTCGCACCTGTCGTACCGGATCGGCCTGAAGACGTTCTCGGCGGCGGAATCCCGCGCCGCGATCGGCGTGCCGGACGCGTTCGAGCTGCCGTCGGTCCCCGGTGGCGGTTACCTCAAGTACGACACCTCGACGCTGGTGCGGTTCAAGGCCTCCTACGTCTCGGGCCCCTACCGCCCGGCCGGCATCCAGGCGGCGGGCCCGGCGGCGACGGTGGTCCGCGCGGACAAGCGGCCGCAGCTGTTCGTCCCGGACTTCGTCGAGCTGCCGAAGGAGCCGGAACCGGAGCAGATCGAAGCCCCGGTCGCCGCGCAGCCGCAGTCCGAAGAAGCGGTCGAGCCGTCCGAACTGGACGTCATCGTCTCTCGGCTGATCGGGCAGGGCCCGCCGGCGCACGAGGTGTGGCTGCCGCCGCTGAAGGACCCGAACTCCCTCGACACGCTGCTGCCGAACCTGAACCCGACCGACGACCGCGGCCTGTCCCCGGTCGGCTTCTTCGGCAACGGGCGGCTGCAGGTGCCGCTGGGCATCATCGACCGGCCGTACGAGCAGCGGCGTGACCCGCTGTGGGCCGACTTCTCCGGTGCGGCGGGCCACGGTGTGATCGTCGGCGGGCCGCAGTCGGGCAAGTCGACGATGCTGCGGACGCTGATCATGTCGATGGCGCTGACCCACACGCCGGAAGAGGCGCAGTTCTACTGCCTCGACCTCGGTGGTGGCACCCTGGCCGGGCTGGCCGACCTGCCGCACGTCGGCGGGGTCGCGGTCGCGCGGCGCGAGCCGGACAAGGCGCGGCGGATCGTGGCCGAGCTGACCACCCTGCTCACCGAGCGGGAAGGCCGGTTCGGGGCGATGGGCATCGACTCGATGACCGAGTTCCGCAACCGCAAGCGCCGCGGCGAGATCCGGGCGGACCAGGACCCGTTCGGCGACGCGTTCCTCATCGTCGACAACTGGCGCGCCCTGCGGGACGACTTCGAAGAGCTCGAAACCACGATCACCCGGCTGGCCACGCAGGGTCTGTCCTACGGCGTGCACGTCATCATCGCCGCCAACCGGTGGGCCGACATCCGCCCGGCGATCAAGGACATGATCGGCACCCGGTTCGAGCTGCGCCTCGGTGACCCGACCGAGTCCGACATCGACCGCCGCGTCGCGGTCAACATCCCGACCGGGCGCCCGGGCCGCGGCCTGACCCGCGAGAAGCTGCACATGCTCGGCGGCCTGCCGCGGATCGACGGCTCCAGCGACCCGGAGACGATCGCGGCCGGCGTGGCCGACGCGGTGGCGAAGATCAAGGCCGCGTGGCGCGGCCGCGTCGCGCCGCAGGTCCGCCTGCTGCCGGAGATGATCACCTACGAGGACGTGCTGAAGCTCGACGCGCACCGCGACTCCAAGCTGATCCCGATCGGGGTCAACGAAGAGGACCTGCAGCCGATCTACCTGGACTTCAACGCCGAGCCGCACTTCTACGCCTTCGCCGACGGCGAGTCGGGCAAGACGAACCTGCTGCGGCAGATCGCCCGCGGTATCTCCGAGCGGTTCACCGCCAAGGAGGCGCTGATCCTGCTGGTCGACTACCGGCGCACGATGCTCGGGTTCGTCCAGGGCGACTCGCTGCTCGGGTACGCGGTGTCGTCGGCGCAGCTGGAGAGCATGGTCGGCGACGTCTTCAACTCGATGACGCGGCGCCTGCCGGGCCCGGACGTCACCCAGGAGCAGCTGAAGACGCGGTCGTGGTGGAAGGGACCGGAGCTGTTCATCCTGGTCGACGACTACGACCTGGTGGCCACCTCCTCGAACAACCCGCTGCGGAAGCTGTCGGACTTCCTGCCGCAGGCCAAGGACGTCGGCCTGCACCTGATCGTCGTCCGCCGCACCGGTGGTGCGAGCAAGGCGATGTACGACCCGATCATCGGCAAGCTCAAGGAGATCGCGGCGCCGGGCATGGTCATGAACGGCTCGCGGGACGAGGGTGCGCTGGTCGGCAACATCAAGGCCAGCGCGATGCCGCCGGGCCGGGGCAACCTGCTGACCCGCAAGGCGGGCAAGCAGCTGATCCAGGTGTCGTGGATCCAGCCGGACTGA
- a CDS encoding WXG100 family type VII secretion target, which yields MFAEPEGSTESIPHPLAKAAAPVSTAPAVAFGPDAEGDEIAATAEPYLAYLTDVAHQLGLIDPVETYFRPLIGRWGDLGAEAGRLRQAAAAAAEVSARLDDRLGRLDAGWAGRDADSFVAYMREIGAAGGDLQEAFTVLAGALDELVTTLRHVVVDLAEVLVDAADLISETMTLPSGGTKRARAQLRETQESAKALYETARDVLEAFDRLCDGVDDPDATARSIEIAHRYPEERFKLHDDVLTGAPADGESTTPSSSDGQSTTPSSASGDPAEPKHTGAGTPDAARPADAAPQPAPSQDSSANHSASGVPMMPMMGFGAFGGGGQNRRPSKNRPIVKSSELLGEPGLVAPPVIGEEEKPQPQQKKPPAPPER from the coding sequence ATGTTCGCCGAACCGGAAGGCTCCACGGAGTCCATCCCGCACCCGCTGGCCAAGGCCGCCGCTCCGGTGTCCACCGCCCCCGCGGTGGCTTTCGGCCCGGACGCGGAAGGCGACGAGATCGCCGCCACGGCCGAGCCGTACCTGGCGTACCTCACCGACGTCGCACACCAGCTCGGGCTGATCGATCCCGTCGAGACGTACTTCCGCCCGCTGATCGGCCGCTGGGGAGACCTCGGCGCCGAAGCCGGGCGGCTGCGCCAGGCCGCCGCTGCCGCGGCCGAGGTGTCCGCGCGGCTCGACGACCGGCTCGGCCGTCTCGACGCCGGCTGGGCGGGCCGGGACGCCGACTCGTTCGTCGCGTACATGCGGGAGATCGGGGCCGCGGGCGGTGACCTCCAGGAGGCGTTCACCGTCCTCGCCGGTGCGCTCGACGAGCTGGTGACCACCCTCCGCCACGTCGTCGTCGACCTCGCCGAAGTGCTGGTCGACGCCGCGGACCTGATCTCCGAGACGATGACGCTGCCGAGCGGCGGCACCAAACGGGCGCGGGCACAGCTGCGGGAGACGCAGGAGTCCGCGAAGGCGCTCTACGAGACCGCGCGGGACGTCCTCGAGGCGTTCGACCGGCTTTGCGACGGCGTGGACGACCCCGACGCGACCGCCCGGAGCATCGAGATCGCGCACCGGTACCCGGAGGAGCGGTTCAAGCTGCACGACGACGTCTTGACCGGCGCCCCCGCCGACGGCGAATCGACGACGCCGTCGTCTTCGGACGGCCAGTCGACCACGCCGTCGTCGGCGAGCGGCGACCCGGCGGAGCCGAAGCACACCGGCGCGGGCACGCCGGACGCCGCCCGGCCCGCCGACGCGGCACCGCAGCCGGCACCGTCCCAGGACAGCTCGGCGAACCACAGCGCGTCGGGCGTCCCGATGATGCCGATGATGGGCTTCGGCGCCTTCGGCGGAGGCGGCCAGAACCGCCGCCCGTCGAAGAACCGGCCGATCGTGAAGTCGTCGGAACTGCTGGGAGAGCCGGGTTTGGTGGCGCCCCCGGTGATCGGCGAGGAGGAAAAGCCCCAGCCGCAGCAGAAGAAGCCGCCGGCGCCACCCGAGCGGTGA
- the eccD gene encoding type VII secretion integral membrane protein EccD, whose translation MTVVAPSTRIDVALPADVAVADLLPMLLDMAKESSPDGGARHGGWALAKLGDAPLDPSRTLASLGVVDGELLQLRKRNENPPPPLYDDVVDAIAESSPDSFRPWTKETANRFGHVAGGLALVAAAIALFMSGSLYGGNALGAAIAGGIGAIACVAVGATLAKAYQAEATGVLIAAAGGLPLAFVSGFYIVPGLSMRANLLLGAVLVIIVASVCIMVIGAGITTFIAAATAGTFGALAFLFGTLVAHPAAGIAAGTVAVALACISILPRATIWLAKLPLPHVPSNAEELKEDSGFPDYRAIERRTAVAHNYMTGLMIGCGATVAVSAVIAATAPGAFGIILGVVASLVLLLRARAYANGSQAIALLTTGLVSATGIAAGWLVSASPQNRLLYVFGALILLAAGALVVGVIFPNQRFSPPLRRTVEIIEAICIASVLPLALGVMDLYTTLRHLNFK comes from the coding sequence GTGACGGTCGTCGCGCCCTCGACGCGGATCGACGTGGCACTGCCCGCCGACGTCGCGGTGGCCGATCTCCTGCCGATGCTGCTGGACATGGCCAAGGAGTCGTCGCCGGACGGCGGGGCCCGCCACGGTGGCTGGGCGCTGGCGAAACTCGGGGACGCCCCGCTCGACCCGAGCCGCACCCTGGCCTCGCTCGGCGTCGTCGACGGTGAGCTGCTCCAGCTGCGCAAGCGCAACGAGAACCCGCCGCCGCCGCTGTACGACGACGTCGTCGACGCCATCGCGGAGTCCTCCCCCGACAGCTTCCGCCCCTGGACCAAGGAGACGGCGAACCGCTTCGGGCACGTCGCGGGCGGGCTGGCGCTGGTCGCCGCCGCGATCGCGCTGTTCATGAGCGGCTCGCTCTACGGCGGCAACGCGCTCGGCGCGGCCATCGCCGGCGGCATCGGCGCGATCGCCTGCGTCGCGGTCGGCGCCACGCTCGCCAAGGCCTACCAGGCCGAGGCGACCGGGGTCCTGATCGCCGCGGCCGGCGGACTGCCACTGGCGTTCGTCAGCGGCTTCTACATCGTGCCCGGGCTGTCGATGCGGGCGAACCTGCTGCTCGGCGCGGTCCTCGTGATCATCGTCGCGTCGGTCTGCATCATGGTCATCGGCGCGGGCATCACGACGTTCATCGCCGCGGCCACCGCGGGCACCTTCGGTGCGCTGGCGTTCCTCTTCGGCACGCTCGTCGCGCACCCGGCGGCCGGGATCGCGGCCGGCACGGTCGCGGTCGCCCTCGCCTGCATCTCGATCCTGCCGCGCGCCACGATCTGGCTCGCGAAGCTGCCGCTGCCGCACGTCCCCAGCAACGCCGAAGAGCTGAAGGAAGACTCCGGCTTCCCCGACTACCGGGCGATCGAGCGCCGCACCGCGGTCGCGCACAACTACATGACCGGCCTGATGATCGGCTGCGGCGCCACGGTCGCGGTGTCCGCGGTCATCGCCGCCACCGCGCCCGGCGCGTTCGGGATCATCCTGGGCGTCGTCGCGAGCCTCGTCCTCCTGCTGCGCGCCCGCGCGTACGCGAACGGCAGCCAGGCGATCGCCCTGCTCACCACGGGCCTCGTCTCGGCGACCGGCATCGCGGCGGGGTGGCTGGTCTCGGCGAGCCCGCAGAACCGCCTGCTCTACGTCTTCGGCGCGCTGATCCTCCTGGCCGCGGGCGCGCTCGTGGTCGGCGTGATCTTCCCGAACCAGCGCTTCTCGCCGCCGCTGCGGCGCACGGTGGAGATCATCGAGGCGATCTGCATCGCGTCGGTGCTCCCGCTCGCCCTGGGTGTGATGGACCTGTACACCACCCTGCGGCACCTGAACTTCAAGTGA